GGGAGTTCCGATGATCTGCGGAGGCGACGAGATCGGCCGCACGCAGCAGGGAAACAACAACGGCTATTGTCAGGACAACGAGATCTCCTGGTACGACTGGGAGCTCACCGCCCGCAACGAGGCGCTGCTCGATTTCACCCGACGACTCATCCGGCTTCGCCGAGAGCACCCGGTACTGCGGCGCCGCAAGTTCTTCCAGGGGAACAGGCTCCACGACTCGGAACTGGGGGACATCGAGTTCTTCCAGCCTGACGGCTCACCCATGAACGACGAGCATTGGGAGCAGGGCTGGATCAGGACCATGGGGATGCTGCTCAACGGACGAGCCATGGCCGAGACGGACGAGCGAGGCCGCCCCATCGAGGACGACGTCCTCCTGCTCCTCGTCAACGGCGACTCGAGCGATCAACTCTTCACGTTGCCGGCGAACTCTCTGGCCCGGGAGTGGCGGGTGCTGGTGGACACAAACAGCCCG
This genomic window from Trueperaceae bacterium contains:
- a CDS encoding glycogen debranching enzyme GlgX, whose amino-acid sequence is DGFTLRDLVSYNDKHNEANGEENRDGENHNRSWNCGEEGPSNNPAVNALRNRQVRNFLTTLLLSQGVPMICGGDEIGRTQQGNNNGYCQDNEISWYDWELTARNEALLDFTRRLIRLRREHPVLRRRKFFQGNRLHDSELGDIEFFQPDGSPMNDEHWEQGWIRTMGMLLNGRAMAETDERGRPIEDDVLLLLVNGDSSDQLFTLPANSLAREWRVLVDTNSPGEPDREVPAGEEYRLQPRTLALLAAVAPEVP